In Candidatus Cohnella colombiensis, one DNA window encodes the following:
- a CDS encoding ferredoxin → MAKFTYVDKDTCIACGACGATAPDIYDYDDEGLAEVIYANDGNHGNTEIPEDLFDDLQDACDGCPTDSIKVADSPFNM, encoded by the coding sequence ATGGCTAAGTTTACTTATGTAGATAAAGACACTTGTATTGCATGCGGAGCTTGTGGAGCAACAGCACCTGACATCTATGATTATGACGATGAAGGGCTAGCAGAAGTTATTTATGCAAATGATGGCAACCACGGAAACACGGAAATCCCTGAGGATCTGTTCGATGATCTTCAAGACGCTTGTGATGGATGCCCTACCGATTCCATCAAAGTAGCAGATTCTCCGTTTAATATGTAA